In Myxococcales bacterium, a single genomic region encodes these proteins:
- a CDS encoding protein kinase: MKVLDFGTATSACELTATHAFIGTPLYMAPEQTVSAREADARADIWSLGAILYELLTGSSPFDGTTVFHVLMAVREWTPTPLSELRSDVPRELEAVVFACLEKDREARISSARELALRLAPFASSARARGEARAPLPTPPLPTPDRSARARRRGAAYAAALLLGAFGVGAAGAAAARQHSIPPATAVPSVATTHEAGLSGRATALPPPVSLTVRAAVPGSS, encoded by the coding sequence ACGCATGCCTTCATCGGCACCCCACTCTATATGGCGCCGGAGCAGACGGTCTCGGCGCGCGAGGCCGATGCCCGCGCCGACATCTGGTCCTTGGGGGCGATTCTCTACGAGCTGCTGACCGGCTCGTCACCCTTCGACGGCACCACGGTGTTCCACGTGCTCATGGCCGTCCGCGAGTGGACGCCTACGCCGCTGTCGGAGCTTCGCAGCGACGTCCCGCGCGAGCTTGAGGCGGTGGTCTTCGCGTGCCTCGAAAAGGACCGCGAGGCGCGAATCTCGTCGGCGCGCGAGCTCGCGCTGCGCCTCGCTCCATTCGCGTCGTCGGCGCGCGCTCGTGGCGAGGCGCGAGCCCCGCTTCCCACCCCCCCGCTTCCCACACCGGACCGCAGCGCGCGCGCACGCCGACGGGGCGCGGCCTACGCGGCGGCGCTTCTCCTAGGGGCCTTTGGAGTCGGCGCGGCCGGCGCCGCCGCCGCTCGCCAGCACAGCATTCCTCCAGCGACCGCCGTCCCAAGCGTCGCGACCACCCACGAGGCCGGACTTTCGGGTCGCGCCACTGCGCTGCCCCCGCCCGTTTCCCTCACCGTGAGGGCAGCGGTTCCCGGAAGCAGCTGA